In Gracilibacillus salitolerans, the sequence CCGGTGTAGATGTTTTATCAACATATATAGATAATAAATTTGCTAAACTATCAGGAACCTCTATGGCAGCTCCACATGTAGCAGGTGCTTTAGCCTTAATAATTAATTTAAGTGAAAAAGAGTTTGATAGATCTCTTGTTGAACCAGAAATCTATGCGCAACTTGTCAGACGTACACTTCCACTTGATTATCAAAAAAGTGCGGAAGGGAATGGCTTTCTCTTGCTAAACCTAGTTGACCAATTAGATAGGATCAATGCACCTAATTTGGAGGAGACTGACTAATCTTCTAAATATGCATGAAAAAGAATCAGTATCTAACTATCTAGAGGTTATCTCGTTCAATATTAATGCAGGAAGGTTGTTTTACTCCTCCTTTCTGTATTTTTATGGCTAACAGAAGGAGGAAAAATTATGGGCGATTTGGAAGGGAAAGATCTAAAGGCCGCATTGATGGAATTAAGGGATTATCAAAAGAAAATTAAAAATACAAAAGAGTATTATGATGAGGAAGAAGATTCCCGTATTGTCATAGATTATTATCATGATATTAATTTTGATGAAGCGAATAAATCTAAATTATTTGAACAACTACATCAGTTAACTACAACATCACATGAAAATCAACTTCCTTATAATTCTGAAACGCGTGATTATCTTTATTCTACAATTGATCTCCGTATGGACGGGAACCTTAAAAGTATTTATTCAGGAAGCCACAAGGATCCTGAACAAGCCATTAGAGAAGATCATGAAGTAGCGCTAAAAAGAAAAGAAGAATATGAAAAGTTGTTAAATAACAAACCGAAAAATGATGATGTTTGGAACAAAGCTGTAGCGATTATTGAAAGTGAAAACATGTTTAATTGTGAACATGTCGTACCCCAATCATGGTTTGATCAAGATAATCCAATGAGAGGAGATTTACACCATCTTTTCACTTGCGAGAAGAAATGTAATTCCACTAGATCCAATTATCCTTATTTTGATTTCGTCGAATACACTCCTGAAATGGATATCGAAACGATAAAAACACAATGTGGGAAATATGAAAAAGAGAAGTTTGAACCCGAAAGCGGAAAAGGAGAAGTTGCCAGAGCAACATTGTACTTTTTGATAAGATATCCAGGAGAAATTAGCCACTACAGCGCTAAAGATATTGAAATGCTATTAAATTGGCATCGAGATTTTAAAATATCAGTCTACGAGAAACACCGAAATAAAGAAATCTACCATATTCAAAAGAATAGAAATCCCCTAATTGATTTTCCAGAATACGCAGACAAAATCGATTTTGTGTTAGGTTTATCGTAGTAAAACATATCCAACCTCTTCAGAGTTACCTTCAAAGATAAACTTTTTTCCAAAAAGATGGAATGAAACTGTTCCCTTCAGTTACATCTAAATATTCATATACCATTTGAACGAACAGAGTGTGGAGAACCTTATTCATTAATTTTCTTCACACTCTTTTTTTCACTGTTTTTGGACTTTTAAAGTTTCTTAACAAATGAGAGGTACCAGATAAATTGGAAAAAATAGTAATAATATGAGTTAAAAAAAGGAATTTTAAAATGAACATAGAATTAGTATATATTGTTGAGATTTAATAGGAGGGATTAAAAACATGGATAAACGACAAATAGGATGGAACAAAATCAAGGAAATTGCTGGTGTACAAGGGGTTAAAGCGATGGAAGAGGTGCAATCTTATTCTCCAAGATTAGCAAACATGGCTTTAGAATTCGGATATGGAGATATTTATTCTGATGATACACTAGATTCACGACAACGTGCGTTGATTACTCTGTCATCGCTTATTTCACAAGGTAATCAGGAAACTACGCTAACTTTCCATTTCAAAGCCGCTCTTAGAGTAGGTTTATCAAAGGAAGAAATTCTAGAATTGATAAATCATTGTAGTGGTTATGTCGGTTTTCCTAAAGCGATAACTTCTTTGAATCTTTTCCAACAAGCATATAGTGAATTTGAGAAAGAAAGCAATGAAGAGCAACATTCATTATAAGGGGGCAGATTGATGCTTGATTATAGGATAACTCCTAGAGAAAAGGCGGTCCTTAAAAATAAATTGGTTTTTAGGATTGTCTTTTCTTTTTGTACTTTTGCATGAGAGTTTAATATGAATAGTTGAAGAAATCTTTTTCTGTTATCATTATAGATAGTGTAAGGGGAAATGCAGTCAAAAAAGACTTTTTTATTGTGGAGAAGAAGTAAAAGCCTAATACTTTAATGATGGGAAGATTAAAATTCGATTAATTTATTGAACTAACTGGTTGAAACAATAAAGGAAAAAAGGAGGAATGAATAGTTGTTGAAAGAAAGTGAATACGGAAAAATAATTATTCTAAACGGCACTCCAAGATCTGGTAAGTCTAGCATTGCATTAAGTATTCAGAATACTTTTAAAGGTGTATGGATGAACTTAGGTGTTGATCAGTTTATGCAAATGACTCCAAATCGATTTCAGCCTGGCATTGGTTTACGACCAGGTGGTGAACGTCCGGATCTTGAGCCGCTTGTCAATACTATGTATCAGGCTATGTATGAAGCAATAGCAGCGTTTAGCCGTTTAGGAATAAATGTTGTGGTGGACGTAGGTCATCATGAAGGATATTCCGTTCCTCTACGAATTCTTCACAGATGTTCAAAGATACTAGAAGGCTTTCCTGTTTTGTTTGTAGGTGTCCGTTGTCCGATAGAGGTTGTCATGGAAAGACGAATGAATACATGGAACGTTGGTTACAACAATGACGGAACGGTACCAAGGCCGATCGATTTATGGCAGCAACTTGTCCATGTTCCTGGTATTTATGACATAGAAGTGGATACTTCTTTGCATCGTCCTGAAGAGTGTGCTCAATTCATTCGCCAAAGACTCGAAGATAATTCGCCCGCAAAGGCATTCGAATTTATTAGAAACATGGAATCATAATAATCAGATTCTTATTATGTATCAGTATCCATTTTAGGAATGTATAAATGTAGGGAGGTTGAATGATGATCATATTAGATACAGGAGAATTTTTTAAAATGACTACACAGCATGATCATGCGAGGTTTTCTGGAGAACTTGCAACTCAGTTAAAAGATAACTTATTTATTAACACTAATTATAGAGACACTGTCATACTTTCCATAACTGAACATGATCGCGCCTGGATTAGATTGGACCAAGTTCCAATTTGGAATGATCAGCAAAAAATACCATTTTCATTTACGGATTATCCTCTTTTGCCGAAAATAACTATGTACAAAAAAGGTATCGATGAAGTAGAAAATATGAATCAGTATGCTGCTTTGTTATGTAGTATTCACTACACTTCTTTCCAAGATATCCGCCAATCTAATCAAAAGGATTGCATAGACTACATAAAAAATGAACTTCAAAGACAACAACAAATTAAATCGAAATTACCTCATTTCAACGATAAAGTGGTTACACAGCATTATCGATTATTACGATTCTTAGATGAACTTTCTCTTTATGTTTGTTTAAATCAAGCAGGAGTGACGAAGAACGAAGAGCATCCTTGGTTTGTTAATGGGTTTGGAACATTGATAGATGATCAACGTTACTATGCAGAGTGGAAAAGTAGGAGTGAAATCAAGATAACGCCATTTCCATTCAAAACAGAATTTGAAATTACTTTAAAAACAAAATATGTACCAAAAGATTTAAGAGAAAAAATTGGTATTAACTCGGCATATCATGATACTGGCTATACTTTTAGTACATTAAGAATAGTAGGTTGATATAAAAAGTACTGTAAACCGTTTATCTATTGCAAATCGGAAGCTTGCCAAAAATTTGCAAGAATGAAAACACTATTCGATTAAACCCTATTTAAAATAGGAGGAGTTTCATTTGGATCAACCATCACTTCCATAACAGTTGGACCATTATCATTTTTTAATGCTTGATCAATCGCTTTTCTAATATCCTCGGTTTTGCGGCAATGATAAGATGTAGCCCCCAATGATTCCGCAAACAATGTAACATCTAATGCGTGTTGATATGTAGAGCCAATAGAGTGTCCTATCATTTTTCTCATTCCTTTATCAACCATATCAAGAGCAATGTTATTAAATACAATATAAATAACAGGGAGATTTTGGTCTACAGCAGTTGCAATTTCAGTACCATGCATAAACGTACAACCATCACCAGTCAAGCAAACAACTGTTTTTTCTGGAGAAGCCAATTTGGCACCAATCGAATATCCAATCGCATGCCCCATGGTCCCAAACACATCATCAAAGTAAAACGTTCCTGGTTCATAAATTTCATAATGTTTAATTGCATAGAATGTATGACTTCCATCGTCCCCAAACAGTATTGAATCTTTTGGTAAATGCTTTCGAACTTCTTTGATAGCTTCTTTCGCGGATAGAGATGTATCGCTTTCTTGAATGTCAGTTAAATTATCATTTTCTTCGATATGAAGAGGAGCTCTTTTTACTTCTTTCCTATCTAATTCAGATTTGAGCTGTACTTCAACTAAGTTGGCTTTAACGTCTCCTTGAATATACAATGTAGGAATTGGTAGAGACTTTTGTACAAATGTAGGATCAAAGTCAAAGTGAATGAGGTGTTTCGGATAAATTGCTTCCGAAAAGCCTGCTAGGGACATATCACTTAGCTTGCTACCAATTACAATCATTTGATCTACTTTACTTTCTAGGTATCTTGTTGGTTTTTCGTTACCTCCCAAGCCAAATGCACCTAAAGATAGGGGGTGATTAGTAGGAAATGTTCCTTTACCACCAGGAGTAGTCATGACTGGAATTTGCCAGTGTTCTGCTAACCATCTTACTTCTTCATACGCTTGTGATAGATGTACACCTTTACCCAGAAATAACACAGGTTTTTTTGCATCATTTAGCTTTGAGACAACAGCTTCAATTTGATTGGAAACTACAGAAGACTTTGAATTTGGAATATCAACTGTAAATGCTGTAATTTCTTCCTGTAAAACATCCATAGGTATAGATAAATGTACCGGTCCTTTTATTCCAGTCGTCGCTTTTTCAACTGCATGCTTAAGCAACAATTCTAGTTGATCCCCTCTGTCTACCCGTGCACTAAATAATGTTACAGCTTCAAACATTTTGACAAGATCCGTACCAAATATAGAGGAGTCTTGTCCTTGAGCTTTACCAGTATCCCTCGCAGAAGGGTGTCCTGTTATAAGTAAAGTAGGGGAGTGATAAGCTTTCGCTTGGCCAGCAGCTGTTAAAAGGTTAGTACCTCCTGGACCTGATGTACCTAAAGCTACACCAATCCCTTTTTTTAACGCATAACCGGCAGCAGCAAATCCTGCCCCTGATTCATGTCTTGAAAGAACGAATTGTATATCATGAGCCTCACATTCTACTAATAATGGTACGATTGCTTTACCTGGTATTCCAAATACATGGGAAATCCCTAACCGTTTGAGGTTTTCTACCAATACTGTCGAAACTTTTTTCATAATGTATTTTTCCTTTCCTGATAATTATTTTGAGGCAGAATTATATGTACTACAGTTCCTTTATCTTTCTCAGAATCAAATTTAATTCTTCCGTTATGAGACTGTATGATATCAAAACAAATAGGTAATCCCATGCCAAGTCCGTTTTCTTTAGTAGTAAAAAAGGGTTTACCTAAGTTGTCCACTTGTTCCTTTGTCATACCAACTCCTTCATCCTTGATAGAGATATGAACCTCATTATTTTTTAAGTCTGATTCTATTTGAAGACAAACATTACCACCATTGGGCATTGCCTCGAAGGCGTTTTTTATAAAATTAATTAGTACTTGTTTGATTTTAGATTTATCTATATAGACTTCAGTGTTTATGTCTGAACGTTCAACGTATATGTTAACATTATGAAGACGGGCATTACTGTTCATTAACTCAGCAGTATCTTTAATAAGTTCATTTAAATTACAATCTACTTGTTCCATATAAGATGGTTTTCCGTAGGAGACAAATTGATTCACTAAGTTTTTCATTCGTTCTAATTCAGCAATAATGATCTCTAGATATTCATCTTTATGTTTATTCTCTTTCATTAAATGGGTGAGACCGATAATTGAAGTGAGTGGATTTCTTATTTCATGTGCTAACCCTGCCCCTAACTTTCCTATTGCAGATAATTTTTCAGACTCTATTAACTTCTGTTGTAATTCATGGTAATGAGTCATATCTCTATATTGAGCAAATGCCCCAATCATATGTTCCTCATCAAAAAGAGGTAACACATCGAGAAGAAGCCTTTTAGAGTAATCGCTTTCTATAGGCGAAAACGAAAATTCAGCATTTTCTACTTTTTTCCCAGTCTCTAGAACATAATTTATATATTCTCCAATTTCACCAGTTTGATTTATCCCATTAGTGATGATTTTTTCTCTTTCTATTCCAATTATTTCTTCAGCACTGGAATTGAATTCTAGTAGTTTGCCATTATTGTCTGTCATCACTATCCCCATAGGAGTAGAATCAATTAAGACTTGATTTAATAAATGTAGTGTGTGATTTTGTTCTTGAAGCTGAATTTCCCGTTCGATTGAATCAACAGCAGACGACAATAGTCCAAGATGGAAATTACTAGCGAAGTTAACCGTCGTCATCATAGAAACAGTACCAACTAAACTACCATTAGAAGAAAAACAAAACGGGGAGGAATAGCATGCAGCCTCTGATAAGCAATGATGAAAATGTTCTTTCCCAATTATTGCAATCGGTTTTTGGTGTTTCAAGGCTAACGAGACCGAATTTGTGCCAACATCCTTTTCATCAAATCTAAACCCTGGCGTTATCCCAAGGGAATCTACCATTTCTTT encodes:
- a CDS encoding endonuclease I family protein, translating into MGDLEGKDLKAALMELRDYQKKIKNTKEYYDEEEDSRIVIDYYHDINFDEANKSKLFEQLHQLTTTSHENQLPYNSETRDYLYSTIDLRMDGNLKSIYSGSHKDPEQAIREDHEVALKRKEEYEKLLNNKPKNDDVWNKAVAIIESENMFNCEHVVPQSWFDQDNPMRGDLHHLFTCEKKCNSTRSNYPYFDFVEYTPEMDIETIKTQCGKYEKEKFEPESGKGEVARATLYFLIRYPGEISHYSAKDIEMLLNWHRDFKISVYEKHRNKEIYHIQKNRNPLIDFPEYADKIDFVLGLS
- a CDS encoding carboxymuconolactone decarboxylase family protein, encoding MDKRQIGWNKIKEIAGVQGVKAMEEVQSYSPRLANMALEFGYGDIYSDDTLDSRQRALITLSSLISQGNQETTLTFHFKAALRVGLSKEEILELINHCSGYVGFPKAITSLNLFQQAYSEFEKESNEEQHSL
- a CDS encoding chloramphenicol phosphotransferase CPT family protein — translated: MLKESEYGKIIILNGTPRSGKSSIALSIQNTFKGVWMNLGVDQFMQMTPNRFQPGIGLRPGGERPDLEPLVNTMYQAMYEAIAAFSRLGINVVVDVGHHEGYSVPLRILHRCSKILEGFPVLFVGVRCPIEVVMERRMNTWNVGYNNDGTVPRPIDLWQQLVHVPGIYDIEVDTSLHRPEECAQFIRQRLEDNSPAKAFEFIRNMES
- a CDS encoding DUF3891 family protein, which produces MIILDTGEFFKMTTQHDHARFSGELATQLKDNLFINTNYRDTVILSITEHDRAWIRLDQVPIWNDQQKIPFSFTDYPLLPKITMYKKGIDEVENMNQYAALLCSIHYTSFQDIRQSNQKDCIDYIKNELQRQQQIKSKLPHFNDKVVTQHYRLLRFLDELSLYVCLNQAGVTKNEEHPWFVNGFGTLIDDQRYYAEWKSRSEIKITPFPFKTEFEITLKTKYVPKDLREKIGINSAYHDTGYTFSTLRIVG
- a CDS encoding thiamine pyrophosphate-binding protein, whose amino-acid sequence is MKKVSTVLVENLKRLGISHVFGIPGKAIVPLLVECEAHDIQFVLSRHESGAGFAAAGYALKKGIGVALGTSGPGGTNLLTAAGQAKAYHSPTLLITGHPSARDTGKAQGQDSSIFGTDLVKMFEAVTLFSARVDRGDQLELLLKHAVEKATTGIKGPVHLSIPMDVLQEEITAFTVDIPNSKSSVVSNQIEAVVSKLNDAKKPVLFLGKGVHLSQAYEEVRWLAEHWQIPVMTTPGGKGTFPTNHPLSLGAFGLGGNEKPTRYLESKVDQMIVIGSKLSDMSLAGFSEAIYPKHLIHFDFDPTFVQKSLPIPTLYIQGDVKANLVEVQLKSELDRKEVKRAPLHIEENDNLTDIQESDTSLSAKEAIKEVRKHLPKDSILFGDDGSHTFYAIKHYEIYEPGTFYFDDVFGTMGHAIGYSIGAKLASPEKTVVCLTGDGCTFMHGTEIATAVDQNLPVIYIVFNNIALDMVDKGMRKMIGHSIGSTYQHALDVTLFAESLGATSYHCRKTEDIRKAIDQALKNDNGPTVMEVMVDPNETPPILNRV
- a CDS encoding ATP-binding protein, with product MKDFDTYIRASKKNCEMIFNMTPDEVPFLKVALTKKELQFRKQRFVKELSVVQHFMEKLTQYIEGIPTLIITTDNQGYILDIYGDQSIKEMVDSLGITPGFRFDEKDVGTNSVSLALKHQKPIAIIGKEHFHHCLSEAACYSSPFCFSSNGSLVGTVSMMTTVNFASNFHLGLLSSAVDSIEREIQLQEQNHTLHLLNQVLIDSTPMGIVMTDNNGKLLEFNSSAEEIIGIEREKIITNGINQTGEIGEYINYVLETGKKVENAEFSFSPIESDYSKRLLLDVLPLFDEEHMIGAFAQYRDMTHYHELQQKLIESEKLSAIGKLGAGLAHEIRNPLTSIIGLTHLMKENKHKDEYLEIIIAELERMKNLVNQFVSYGKPSYMEQVDCNLNELIKDTAELMNSNARLHNVNIYVERSDINTEVYIDKSKIKQVLINFIKNAFEAMPNGGNVCLQIESDLKNNEVHISIKDEGVGMTKEQVDNLGKPFFTTKENGLGMGLPICFDIIQSHNGRIKFDSEKDKGTVVHIILPQNNYQERKNTL